The proteins below come from a single Miscanthus floridulus cultivar M001 chromosome 1, ASM1932011v1, whole genome shotgun sequence genomic window:
- the LOC136462475 gene encoding pentatricopeptide repeat-containing protein At5g50390, chloroplastic-like, which produces MPLVEPDCVGQSSGDDLASAASSGTARSPAPRPRPRPRPNPIGLPALCAAIEQHVAAGRHAEALDLFRLARAGAPFTPLPVRTYHALLLAAAALREPGAAAAVAWHVESSGFELDLYTHNHVLRAYLECGMLAEACRAFDGMPDRNGVTWGIMMGGLVDRGRPRIALALFREMRAEAAGGDAPPPRSLVVVLSAATSSGSARAGRQLHCCVVKAGACGDVADRYLACALLDMYSKCGLIDEARRVFDGLPRPHRTSVVAWNSMLAAFVLHGHSEEALELYQEMCRSHVAMDQFTFSTMLGVFSRLGLLEHAKQAHAGLIQRGLPLDIVGNTALVDLYCKWGRMEDARNVFERMPRRNLISWNALIAGYGYHGMGDKAIEMFERLIAEGVAPNHGRGWLEEEDDRRVRRGTAEDSWRRKTTGG; this is translated from the coding sequence ccccggccccggcccaaCCCCATCGGCCTCCCCGCCCTCTGCGCCGCTATCGAGCAGCACGTGGCGGCGGGCCGCCATGCTGAGGCGCTCGACCTATTCCGCCTGGCCCGCGCGGGGGCTCCCTTCACGCCGCTCCCGGTGCGCACCTACCACGCGCtgctgctcgccgccgccgcgctgcggGAGCCTggcgcggccgcggcggtggcctGGCACGTCGAGAGCTCCGGCTTCGAGCTCGACCTGTACACGCACAACCACGTCCTGCGGGCGTACCTCGAGTGCGGCATGCTCGCCGAGGCGTGCCGGGCGTTCGACGGGATGCCCGACCGGAACGGCGTCACGTGGGGGATCATGATGGGCGGCCTCGTCGACCGGGGCCGCCCCCGCATCGCGCTGGCGCTGTTCCGGGAGATGCGGGCGGAGGCGGCCGGCGGGGACGCGCCGCCGCCGAGGTCCCTCGTGGTGGTTCTCAGTGCGGCTACGTCCTCGGGGTCGGCGCGAGCCGGGCGGCAGCTGCACTGCTGCGTTGTCAAGGCGGGGGCGTGTGGTGACGTCGCTGACCGGTACCTGGCGTGCGCACTGCTCGACATGTACAGCAAGTGCGGCTTGATTGATGAGGCGAGGCGGGTGTTTGACGGGCTGCCACGGCCTCATCGGACGAGCGTCGTCGCGTGGAACTCCATGTTGGCGGCGTTTGTGCTTCATGGCCACAGCGAGGAGGCGCTGGAGCTGTACCAAGAAATGTGCAGGAGTCATGTCGCCATGGACCAGTTCACATTCTCGACCATGCTAGGGGTGTTCTCTAGGTTGGGGCTGCTGGAGCATGCGAAGCAGGCGCACGCTGGCTTGATCCAGAGAGGATTGCCACTGGACATTGTTGGGAACACGGCGCTTGTGGACTTGTATTGCAAATGGGGAAGGATGGAGGACGCGAGGAATGTCTTTGAGAGGATGCCTAGGAGGAACTTGATCTCATGGAACGCTCTGATTGCTGGATATGGCTACCATGGCATGGGGGATAAGGCGATCGAGATGTTCGAGAGGCTAATAGCCGAGGGTGTTGCGCCAAACCATGGCCGGGGATGgctggaggaggaagacgacCGGCGGGTGAGACGGGGAACGGCCGAGGATAgctggaggaggaagacgacCGGCGGGTGA